The DNA region CGGAGCTGTAAGGAACTCATCACATGAGGAGCAGAGAGGACAAGCACATTTGCCTCCAGAATTCACCAGCAGCAGTTCCCTGAAGCAGTGAGGTGCCCTGCCCACTTTGAAGGGCTGACACTCCTGGGCACAGCCGGTTGCCAGCAGGCAAACCCCCAAGTTTCCAATTCAGATCCTTAcaggctgcacacacagcctgtgAAAGGAGACTGAAACGATCAGATAAGTGCATAGTTAGGAGCATTCGTCACAAGCAGCAGCTCTAAATGAAGTGGAGGCAAAGCATTCTTATTTCCACCTGCTCAGCCCAGGTATTACTTATTGCTCAGCTGGTTTTCTTCGTGAAAGCCTCCATcaaaaattacagttttaatGAGACAGAGAGGATCACAGCTGCAATTCAAAGAGTAAATGCAGCATGTGCATAGAGATGATCCATGTAGACAACTTCACTGCTGCTCTTAGCTGCTGTCTGCATCTTTCAGGGGTAATAGCAATAAAACCACTTACTGATTATTTTTGAAGTTTCTGTTCATTATCACTATGAACTGCATTATTGTGAGACCTGGCATCACCATCCTGAAATAGGCCTGAGCTCTTAGTGGGCATGGTGCAGGCACAGGACAAAAACACAGTCCTAATTCCCAAATTTTACTGATAACTTCCAGCCACAAGATACTGTCTGGGCAGCCATATCTGCAGAGGATTAGTGAGATAATACTGGTTGATCTGATGCTGCTAGCCCTTCTTTTCTGAGGcaaaacactggaacaggctgcccaaggaagtGGTGGAGGCACTGTCCTGGGAGGTATTTAAAAAACCTGTAGAATTGgcacaaaattatttctatttatgcCTTCATTGCCTTGACATTCACCAACAAAGTCTCCCAGCCCTTTGTGCCTCAAGGTGAAAAAACCTCTAAACAGGGGGAAAGGACCAGGTTGTGGATCTTTTCTTGAGGAGTCACAGACAAATGAAGTCTCAGGAACCAGAAGGGATGAATCTGAGGGTGCTCAAATAGCTGGATAATGTCGCTGGAAAGCCACTTTTTATATTTGAAAGGCCATCAAAATTTGGAGAAATACCTAATGGCTTGGAAAAGGCTAAAAGTTGCACCTGTCTTCAAAAAGAGCAAGGACTACCTAAGCTGCTAGAGGCTGGTGGCTTCACTTGAGGAAAATCACAAAAGCAAGTTCTCTTGGAAGAGAACTTGTGGGCacatggaggagaaaaatgtgaCTGGAAAGACTCAGCATGGATTTACCAAGGGTAATCATCAATACTGGAACAGGTTATGGGATTCCTATCACTGATGGTTTTCAAGATCTAACTGAAGCAGGCACTAAGCAATCTTGTCTTAGTTGAGTTTTTGCCTTTCTGTGACCAGGAGGTTGGAGTATAGACCTCTTGAGCTTCCCTCCAACTTGAATCACTTTCTGGTTCTaaacaaatattaattttgaagCAAAGTCAAGAAAACCTTAACCTTCAGAAAATTTTCAGAGACTTTGTGTAAATGGCTATCACTTGACTTTGTAACAAGCATGTAACATGCTTACATTTTAGAGAAACTATGGTCTTATTGTTATTTTAACAATGTCTGGTTTTATTGATGCCTGGTTAAACTGAAATTGGAAGGAGTGACTGTCACCTGTTAATggttgaattttaaaaaaaaatttttttatcaAAATGAGAGTGTATTCATCTTAAGAATGAAAAAGCCTGGTTTGTTCagatttctgaaaaatccctgaaaataAAGGTGATTTGGAAAATAGTAACTTTTTGCTACTctaattatttatttagaacttattaagcattaaaaaaaaatccaaagccaCTCTTTTaccttacttttttttttcttacagaagaATTCCTAAGTTTGTCATTCCTGGGATTCgatttttttgttcaaaaaGGATTTAATCTAAAATGTATCTCTTCCAGtctttctgtgaaaatgaaagaactgttatatttttttaacagaactTTTGTCTTTGTTGTGGTGCAATTGATCTATAAACACTTCGGCACAGCACTCAAGGCTGCTCGTCCAGAAGAGAAGTGTTTGTGGGAGTAGCTGTGGAGTGGGGTGCATAAGTCCACACAAGGAGCCAGCACCCAGCTTTTACTCCAGTGGGGCTCAACCTTCCTAGCTAAGCACTACTCAGTTCTTAGCTAGGAAAGCTCAATCTGTGTGACAGCAtccccaaaaaaaaattaaaaagcaattttctgtAAAGAGAAAAAGGCTTATTTATACTGGAAGGGAGAAGCAATGTAATGCCATTGTTCCTCAAAACATTTGCTATACTGAAGCAATAATAATGACATATAGGGATATGTAGTAGGCACCTTATGTAGACATAAGGTGCTTACTACATATCCTTACAGAAGTTATATATACAGTGTGCAAATCTGTTATATAGCATATGGTATATGTAACTAAAAGTGGTGTACGTATTTGTAAATGTGTGTGCACATACATACGTACATTTAGATATACATGTATGTATGGagcatgcatatatatatacacgGGGATTGGGGTCATTTTTTGAGCGAGAGGCAGAGCGTTCCGCTCTCTGCGCTCCCGTCCCGGCATTCCAGCGCCGCCCGGACAATCCCCTGGAACGTCCCGGGGATCGCGGAGccgcggggggcggggccggggccgcccgggGGCGGGGATTCGGCTctggccccgccccgcggccccgccccccgcggCGCGCGCCGCCCGCAGCCGCCGTGCCGATGCCACGTGGGAGGcggcggagccgccgccgccgccgggccggAGTCGCGGCCCCGCTAACGCTGGGGACGGCGCTCGCCGGCCGCCGCGAGGAGGGGAGGTCGCGGAGCCCCCGGGACCGCACCGGGATCGCCGAGACCCGATGGGTGCTCGGCGCGGTGGCGCCCGGCTCGCGGCTCGGCCTCCCAGGCCTAGAGGCgctggcggcggcggccgggcctAGGGGCGGCTCGCCGCCCTGGGCGGCGCCCTCGCTGCTGCAGGTGCCGGCGGCGGCCCAGCCGGCCCCGCGGCGGGACGGCAGCGACCTGCCCGCCGGCGCGCCCGCCGCCCTGGCCGTGCTGCGGCTTCAGCCCGGCGCCGAGGGCTCGGCgcgggcggcggcagcggcggcggccggggccgcgccgcgccTGCGGACCGTCTACGTGAACCCGCGCTGGCTGGAGCGCCAGGCCGCGCtgggggcggcggcggcagcggcggcggccgccaGCCCCTGCGCCGAGGCGGCAGCGGCGAGCGGCGCGGCcggggccccggccccggctccggccccagctccagcccctgctcctgctccggCCCCAGCTCCGGCtccggcagcagcggcggcggcggggcaggGCGAGGCCGAGGCGGCGGCCACCCCCTACGTGGGGCTGCGGCGGCCGCTGGGCTACAAGTTGGCCAAGGCCACGAAGGAGCGGATCTGGCGGGGGGAGTTCATTGACCTCTTTTCCTTGCTCCACACAGAGCTGGCCCCCGAGCACGGCCCGCGCCCGGGGGACACGCTGGACCAGTGGGTCTCGGCCTTCCTGGTGTACGCCAGCGTGCTGTGCGAGAAGCACCCGGCGCGCTGCGGAGCCATGTTCAAGTACCTGGACACCATCCGCAAGCTGCACGCCACCTACGGGGGCACCTCCTGGATGAACTACGATGAGGATTTCCGGCGGCGGGCGGCCAAGAACCCCTCGCTGCCCTGGGGCGACGTCGACTTGGACCTGTGGATGAAGTGGATGGCGCCCCTCAAGTCTCTTGTCCCCAGACGCCTGCGTACCGACAGCGAGACACAGGCCTCGCCGGCCCAGCCGCCACCGCCGGGCCAGAGCCCCAAGCAGGAGGAGAAAAGCCAGGTGTGATGGGCCGATGGCCGCGtgtttctctgctctgctggccgGGCATGGCGCTCCCTCGcatgggaagaggagaaagggGCAGTTGGGGTGCCCTT from Melospiza georgiana isolate bMelGeo1 chromosome 2, bMelGeo1.pri, whole genome shotgun sequence includes:
- the LOC131096945 gene encoding uncharacterized protein LOC131096945; its protein translation is MPRGRRRSRRRRRAGVAAPLTLGTALAGRREEGRSRSPRDRTGIAETRWVLGAVAPGSRLGLPGLEALAAAAGPRGGSPPWAAPSLLQVPAAAQPAPRRDGSDLPAGAPAALAVLRLQPGAEGSARAAAAAAAGAAPRLRTVYVNPRWLERQAALGAAAAAAAAASPCAEAAAASAPAPAAAAAAGQGEAEAAATPYVGLRRPLGYKLAKATKERIWRGEFIDLFSLLHTELAPEHGPRPGDTLDQWVSAFLVYASVLCEKHPARCGAMFKYLDTIRKLHATYGGTSWMNYDEDFRRRAAKNPSLPWGDVDLDLWMKWMAPLKSLVPRRLRTDSETQASPAQPPPPGQSPKQEEKSQTP